In the Candidatus Nitrosotalea sinensis genome, one interval contains:
- the tmk gene encoding dTMP kinase has translation MSRAKYKDLGKRTVEFYGHGIKNLQDIEIKGRLIVIEGPDASGRSTQIQEITTRLEADGHAVLNTGLKRSELVGRGILEAKRDYNLGRKTLALYYAADFADQFEYKIIPALQAGYIVLADRYIYTLIARNVVRGLDKTWCHNLYGFAIKPDIVFYLDVEPSVLIHRVFQKNSTLDHYESGADMGLSEDMYESFLIYQKKISQEFHMMQKKYGLIPINGNRTVQEIHNDLQKRIDSFLHRVGHQ, from the coding sequence ATGTCAAGAGCAAAATACAAGGATCTTGGAAAAAGAACAGTAGAGTTCTACGGACATGGAATAAAAAATCTACAAGATATAGAGATAAAGGGAAGACTCATAGTAATTGAAGGACCAGACGCATCAGGTCGCAGTACTCAGATTCAAGAAATTACAACAAGACTTGAGGCAGACGGTCATGCAGTACTCAATACTGGTCTTAAGAGATCAGAATTAGTAGGAAGAGGTATTTTAGAGGCAAAAAGAGATTATAATTTAGGAAGAAAAACTCTTGCATTGTATTATGCTGCAGACTTTGCAGATCAATTTGAATACAAGATAATACCAGCTTTACAGGCAGGATACATAGTCCTTGCAGACAGATACATCTACACACTCATAGCAAGAAATGTTGTAAGAGGATTAGACAAAACATGGTGCCACAATCTGTATGGATTTGCCATAAAACCAGATATCGTATTTTATCTTGATGTAGAACCGTCTGTTTTAATCCACAGAGTATTTCAAAAAAATTCTACATTAGATCATTATGAATCAGGTGCAGATATGGGGTTATCAGAGGACATGTACGAATCATTTCTCATATATCAAAAAAAGATTTCACAAGAATTTCATATGATGCAGAAAAAATACGGTCTTATACCCATCAATGGAAATAGAACTGTACAAGAAATACACAATGACCTACAAAAAAGAATAGATAGTTTTCTTCACAGAGTGGGCCACCAATAA
- a CDS encoding DUF6659 family protein, translating into MIYDSYFGFDNLCNEIINIDNSINLVAVLNNKGRVIETKVREAIDTYYNPLKKEMFFMQCVLQTSMNKDHDDELGKITSYILEREKFTMFSFEFLSYVILVVSRSKNNTIQLKEVIIEKINKHKKIEIV; encoded by the coding sequence ATGATATATGATAGCTATTTTGGATTTGATAATTTGTGTAATGAGATCATCAATATAGACAATAGTATAAACTTGGTCGCCGTTTTAAACAACAAGGGAAGAGTAATAGAAACAAAAGTTAGAGAGGCCATTGATACATACTACAATCCATTGAAAAAAGAGATGTTTTTCATGCAATGTGTTCTTCAGACGTCAATGAACAAAGATCATGATGATGAGCTTGGAAAAATTACAAGTTACATTCTTGAGAGAGAAAAATTTACAATGTTTTCCTTTGAATTTCTTAGCTATGTAATATTGGTGGTTTCAAGATCTAAAAATAATACAATTCAACTCAAAGAAGTTATCATTGAAAAGATAAACAAACATAAGAAAATAGAAATAGTATAA
- a CDS encoding antibiotic biosynthesis monooxygenase gives MHNLEPVVVLVKYKIKKKKLDKAKTAISEYVDAVKKHEPRTAEYKVFQYEDDSTVFVHMMSFMDKDAKKTHEKSEHLKKLKKILVPISKGKAEYTNMVELKPIKSNENIEATHTPASHEPVK, from the coding sequence GTGCATAATTTGGAGCCTGTTGTAGTGTTGGTAAAATACAAGATTAAAAAGAAAAAACTTGACAAAGCCAAGACTGCTATATCTGAATATGTTGATGCAGTGAAAAAGCATGAACCTAGAACAGCAGAATACAAGGTCTTTCAATATGAAGATGATTCTACCGTGTTTGTTCACATGATGTCATTTATGGACAAGGATGCCAAAAAAACACATGAAAAAAGTGAACACCTGAAAAAACTAAAAAAAATTCTAGTTCCAATCTCAAAAGGAAAAGCCGAATATACTAATATGGTAGAACTCAAACCTATAAAGTCCAACGAAAATATTGAAGCAACACATACTCCTGCTTCCCATGAGCCTGTAAAATAA